In Flavobacterium lacustre, a genomic segment contains:
- a CDS encoding PAS domain S-box protein, producing the protein MSLIQNKNKKLFDTLSFQQEFNSILLFISELCEVPYAFVSLNDTHVQNIVAKIGFDFLTIPKEILLFNEPIIKNNEVSIVPDINLDKRYSPQLKNSSSFSFTSFAGFPLRIDDSFVSGTLCIMDTKAKELSNVQLKTLEYAVQQIQSLLKLRQQNKELQAVVKQQENQFQLIVDNSKEIIYEINSDGIITYASKNWTLLLGHELNEVIGKRNLTFIHPEDVEKCVTFLNAITKTGTTFDDLTYRILHKDGHYVWHASSLKLLEKDGERIFVGNCRDITEYTKSKHKLLVQKEFYETILYRLPTDVAVFDSNYKYTYLNPAAIKNDELRQFIIGKDDFEYAKHTKRDDTFAKSRRAKFDEALASKELIEWEDSILHHNGQTTYHTRKFNPVFREDGKLEMMIGFGVDITESKKIQEEILKNRQLTNSIIQNVAVGILVQGPQSEILENNKAACEMLGLTEDQLLGKTSFDEHWKVINLDGTPFKSEDHPVPQAIQKLKPINNVIMGVHRPTHNDLVWLLVDAIPVFGDAGELLYVICSFNDITAQKHAEDKLKISNERFSYSSEATSDAIWDWNMITDKIYVGASYSVLFGHQFKDNIITALECENFVHPEDRASYFEKIEKAIESTAYKWTDEYRYLKSDGSYAYVNDKAIIIRNEEGKAIRMIGAMQDITLEKKLKDQLQQSEEQFKGAFDYSAVGMALVDINGNYIEVNDRLCKMFGYSNEEMKSLSFQEITFPDDLNEDLIAKEKLDTGKISNFSSEKRFIHKNNSIVWAHMSISLAKNIKNEIKHYIVQIIDITKRKKIEQENRLLIEENNRNKNIQLNEAKNMYRLLAENTVDLVCLHNLDTSFQYVSPSIKKLLGYTPEELIGESPLDYVHPEDLERVKIGLLDFISEKEDVSVEARFINKKQEYIWLEIKANLVKEDGVIVSFQSSTRDISQQKEVKEAMAKALNQERELNDLRTNLVSTISHEFRTPMTTIRTSAELINMYIEGHHFENTPRLQKRINTITEEIDRIVELMNAVLTISKDDSGKTNFNPVQFDLKQLCLDVIETSYSNQTDNRKVKTTFEGTVFTFFGDKNLMEYSLFNLLNNAFKYSEGSSGDIILTLSAAPSEITIQIIDFGIGIPEKDLPNLFNTFYRASNTDGIQGTGLGLYIVKTFTEKNSGNIKVESQLGQSTKVTLRFPLQKQQQ; encoded by the coding sequence ATGTCATTAATACAAAATAAAAATAAAAAATTATTTGACACTTTAAGTTTTCAACAGGAGTTCAATTCTATTTTATTATTTATATCGGAACTATGCGAGGTTCCGTATGCATTTGTATCTTTAAATGACACTCATGTACAAAATATTGTAGCCAAAATAGGTTTTGATTTTTTGACTATTCCAAAAGAGATTTTATTATTTAATGAACCCATCATTAAGAATAATGAAGTTTCAATCGTTCCGGACATTAATCTGGATAAAAGATATAGCCCACAACTTAAAAATAGCTCCTCTTTTTCATTCACTTCATTTGCAGGTTTTCCTTTGCGCATTGACGATTCTTTTGTTTCAGGAACACTTTGCATAATGGATACAAAAGCTAAAGAGCTTTCCAACGTACAATTAAAAACATTGGAATATGCTGTACAACAAATTCAATCTTTGCTGAAGTTACGTCAACAAAATAAAGAATTACAGGCTGTAGTAAAACAACAGGAAAATCAATTTCAATTGATTGTTGATAATTCAAAGGAAATTATTTACGAAATAAATTCAGACGGAATAATTACCTATGCTTCTAAGAACTGGACTCTTTTACTTGGACATGAACTTAATGAAGTTATCGGGAAAAGAAATCTGACTTTTATTCATCCTGAAGACGTAGAAAAATGTGTTACTTTTTTGAATGCCATAACTAAGACGGGCACCACTTTTGACGATCTGACTTATAGAATATTGCATAAAGACGGACATTATGTTTGGCATGCATCCAGCTTAAAATTATTAGAAAAAGACGGTGAACGCATTTTTGTTGGCAACTGTCGAGATATTACTGAGTATACCAAATCAAAACATAAACTTTTAGTCCAGAAAGAATTCTATGAAACTATACTCTACAGACTACCGACCGATGTAGCTGTATTTGACAGTAATTATAAATACACTTATTTAAACCCGGCAGCTATAAAAAATGATGAACTACGACAGTTTATTATAGGTAAAGACGATTTTGAATATGCAAAACATACTAAAAGAGACGATACATTTGCAAAAAGTCGCCGAGCAAAGTTTGATGAAGCTCTAGCAAGCAAAGAACTTATAGAATGGGAAGATTCTATCTTGCACCATAACGGGCAAACAACTTATCATACTCGAAAATTTAATCCTGTTTTTCGTGAAGATGGTAAACTTGAAATGATGATTGGTTTTGGAGTTGATATAACCGAAAGTAAAAAAATTCAAGAAGAAATACTTAAAAACAGACAACTTACCAATAGTATTATTCAAAATGTTGCAGTTGGGATTTTAGTTCAAGGTCCTCAATCCGAAATTCTTGAAAATAATAAAGCCGCATGTGAAATGTTAGGTCTTACGGAAGACCAATTACTTGGGAAAACTTCTTTTGATGAACATTGGAAAGTTATTAATCTGGACGGAACTCCTTTCAAATCAGAAGACCATCCCGTACCGCAGGCAATCCAAAAATTAAAACCAATTAACAACGTAATTATGGGGGTTCACCGCCCTACACATAATGATTTAGTTTGGCTTTTGGTCGATGCAATTCCTGTATTTGGAGATGCTGGCGAATTACTTTATGTTATTTGTTCTTTCAATGATATTACAGCACAAAAACATGCAGAAGACAAATTAAAAATAAGTAATGAACGGTTTAGCTATTCTAGCGAAGCTACATCTGATGCGATTTGGGATTGGAATATGATTACTGACAAAATATATGTAGGAGCTAGTTATTCTGTACTTTTTGGACACCAATTTAAAGACAATATAATAACAGCATTAGAATGCGAAAATTTTGTTCACCCGGAAGACAGAGCATCCTACTTTGAAAAAATTGAAAAAGCAATTGAAAGTACAGCTTACAAATGGACAGATGAATACCGTTACCTTAAATCTGATGGTAGCTATGCTTATGTAAATGACAAAGCAATAATTATACGAAATGAAGAAGGCAAAGCTATTCGTATGATTGGAGCCATGCAAGACATTACTTTAGAAAAAAAACTTAAGGATCAACTACAGCAAAGTGAAGAGCAATTTAAAGGCGCTTTTGACTATTCTGCCGTAGGAATGGCGCTGGTCGACATCAACGGAAACTATATTGAAGTCAATGATCGACTTTGTAAAATGTTTGGATATTCCAATGAAGAAATGAAATCACTTAGCTTTCAAGAAATTACATTTCCTGATGATTTAAATGAAGATTTAATTGCTAAAGAAAAATTAGACACAGGTAAGATTTCTAATTTTAGTTCCGAAAAAAGGTTCATCCATAAAAACAACTCTATTGTTTGGGCACACATGTCTATTTCCTTAGCAAAAAACATCAAAAACGAGATTAAACATTATATCGTCCAGATAATAGATATTACTAAAAGGAAAAAAATAGAACAAGAAAACAGACTATTAATAGAAGAAAACAATCGCAACAAGAATATACAACTGAATGAAGCCAAGAATATGTACCGCCTTTTGGCAGAAAACACAGTAGATTTAGTTTGCCTTCATAATTTAGACACTAGTTTTCAATATGTTTCTCCTTCAATAAAAAAACTTTTAGGATATACTCCTGAGGAATTAATCGGGGAATCGCCTTTAGATTATGTACATCCCGAAGACTTAGAGCGAGTTAAGATAGGTTTACTTGATTTTATTTCTGAAAAAGAAGATGTTTCTGTAGAAGCCCGATTTATAAATAAAAAACAAGAATATATTTGGTTAGAAATTAAAGCAAACTTAGTTAAAGAAGATGGAGTTATAGTAAGTTTTCAATCTAGTACCAGAGATATTTCACAACAAAAAGAAGTGAAAGAAGCGATGGCTAAAGCATTGAATCAAGAACGGGAACTAAACGATTTGCGAACAAATCTAGTTTCTACAATATCTCATGAGTTCAGAACGCCTATGACAACAATTAGAACAAGCGCTGAATTAATCAATATGTATATTGAAGGACATCATTTTGAAAATACCCCACGTTTGCAAAAACGAATCAATACTATTACAGAAGAAATAGACCGAATTGTTGAGTTAATGAATGCTGTACTGACAATTTCTAAGGACGATTCCGGAAAAACAAATTTTAATCCAGTGCAATTTGATTTAAAGCAACTTTGCCTGGATGTAATTGAAACCAGTTATTCTAATCAAACTGACAACCGAAAAGTAAAAACCACTTTTGAAGGAACTGTCTTTACCTTTTTTGGAGATAAAAACCTTATGGAATACTCGCTCTTTAATTTATTAAATAATGCATTCAAATACTCAGAGGGTTCCAGTGGCGATATCATTTTAACACTTTCTGCTGCGCCATCAGAAATTACGATTCAAATCATAGATTTTGGTATTGGTATTCCAGAAAAAGATTTACCTAATCTTTTTAACACTTTTTATAGAGCCAGTAATACTGATGGAATTCAAGGTACTGGTTTAGGCCTTTATATAGTTAAAACATTTACAGAAAAAAATTCAGGGAACATTAAGGTAGAAAGCCAATTGGGACAAAGTACTAAAGTAACATTACGATTCCCATTACAAAAACAAC